The following coding sequences are from one Motacilla alba alba isolate MOTALB_02 chromosome 4, Motacilla_alba_V1.0_pri, whole genome shotgun sequence window:
- the LOC119700918 gene encoding uncharacterized protein LOC119700918: MAAPPTAGALPPPPAPSLPQAADTGSRDRRRRRHRARPGLPGLRSEGRDRAQGRRVSRASSSCSSSPPPCYTDIERDDRGSHRPAATSASRGRIQDPATAPRRWHLLRAAGNLPLGRAADGSLPPAPPSSGSAAAAPWSLLSFLPPPPVPGGGDRQHFFFPLPHLPLREEWRGRVLAPRLGPWPGAGSIPCRLVRLVNGRFWSGITAVLSSPSDLPLQRNIPPSVSWLKGADDPNDNATVHLGCFLKTNNIPVHSSGHHLVHKVIQEAAKGFSVMWTNSQTNCLPTYKDKNDLDSFHPQEQHPPVQQEK, encoded by the exons ATGGCTGCGCCGCCGACCGCCGGCGCGCTCCCTccgcctcctgctccttctcttcctcaggCAGCGGACACAGGGAGCCGCGatcggcggcggcggcggcaccgcgcccggcccggcctcccGGGGCTGCGGAGCGAGGGGCGGGACAGGGCGCAGG GCCGGAGGGTCTCCCgtgcctcttcctcctgctcctcctcgcCGCCGCCGTGTTACACAGACATCGAGAGAGACGACAGGGGCAGCCACCGCCCCGCCGCAACTTCAGCGTCCCGGGGCAGGATCCAGGATCCAGCCACCGCCCCGCGCCGGTGGCACCTCCTCCGCGCCGCCGGGAACCTCCCGCTGGGCAGGGCCGCGGATGGCTCACTCCCGCCCGCCCCTCCGAGCTCGGGGTCGGCTGCCGCGGCTCCCTGGTcgctcctttcctttcttcctcctccccctgtgCCGGGAGGAGGGGATCGGCAGCACTTCTTTTTTCCACTTCCTCACCTTCCCCTCCGCGAGGAGTGGCGGGGCAGGGTTCTGGCCCCGAGGCTGGGGCCGTGGCCCGGGGCCGGGTCCATTCCCTGCCGGCTAGTGAG attagtAAATGGCAGGTTCTGGAGTGGGATCACTGCTGTGTTGTCTAGCCCCAGTGATCTTCCActgcagagaaatattcccCCTAGTGTGTCTTGGCTGAAGGGAGCCGACGATCCCAATGACAATGCTACAGTTCATCTAGGT TGTTTCCTGAAGACTAACAATATCCCGGTTCACTCATCAGGCCATCACCTTGTCCACAAGGTCATCCAAg AGGCAGCAAAAGGCTTTTCAGTGATGTGGACTAACTCACAGACTAACTGCCTTCCCACATATAAGGACAAGAATGACTTAGACAGTTTTCATCCTCAGGAGCAGCATCCTCCAGTTCAGCAGGAGAAGTAG